The following proteins are encoded in a genomic region of Pseudomonas saponiphila:
- a CDS encoding AraC family transcriptional regulator: protein MAALRLTTLHTTQAVLDAFRDSKVPAEVLLEGSGIQLADLELPNSLINIGQEMRVFSNAVAFRQDLGLVLGRNLHISAYGMFGLTLLTSATLREAWSLALRYPLLLGTFFHLDLEIRDGLAWLTADQYSETELEVFNTDFCMSSYRVTCQDLLGCTLPLRAVHLKHPPQPYLDSYEQAFNCPVQFNAGRNAIGFDLEWLDRRLPLADLVTQNDMLQRCIRLNEELSARPTWIDQVRRLLNEQLHAVPDFDSLARQVHCSPSTLRRRLRAQDTSYQQLLDELRYARAQQLLGQHSLPIYRIAEALGFKETASFRHAFQRWSGVAPGRFRQLAGQLGPLSEQAQD from the coding sequence ATGGCTGCTCTTCGCCTGACTACCCTGCACACCACCCAAGCGGTGCTGGACGCCTTCCGCGACAGCAAGGTTCCCGCCGAGGTGCTGCTCGAAGGCAGCGGCATCCAGCTGGCGGACCTGGAGCTGCCCAACAGCCTGATCAACATCGGCCAGGAAATGCGCGTGTTCAGCAATGCCGTGGCCTTTCGCCAAGACCTGGGGCTGGTGCTGGGGCGCAATCTGCATATCAGTGCCTACGGCATGTTCGGCCTGACCCTGCTGACCAGCGCCACCCTGCGCGAAGCCTGGTCCCTGGCGCTGCGCTATCCCCTGCTGCTGGGCACCTTCTTCCACCTTGATCTGGAAATCCGCGACGGCCTGGCCTGGCTGACCGCCGACCAGTACAGCGAGACCGAGCTTGAGGTGTTCAACACCGATTTCTGCATGTCGTCCTACCGGGTCACCTGCCAGGACCTGCTGGGCTGCACGCTGCCGCTGCGCGCGGTGCACCTCAAGCACCCGCCGCAGCCCTATCTGGACAGCTACGAGCAGGCCTTCAACTGCCCGGTGCAGTTCAATGCCGGGCGCAACGCCATAGGGTTCGATCTGGAATGGCTGGACCGGCGCCTGCCCCTGGCCGACCTGGTGACCCAGAACGACATGCTGCAGCGCTGCATCCGCCTCAACGAGGAACTCAGCGCGCGGCCGACCTGGATCGATCAGGTGCGGCGCCTGCTCAATGAACAGCTGCACGCGGTGCCCGACTTCGACAGCCTGGCGCGCCAGGTGCATTGCTCGCCAAGCACCCTGCGCCGGCGCCTGCGGGCCCAGGACACCAGCTACCAGCAACTGCTGGACGAGCTGCGCTATGCCCGGGCGCAGCAACTGCTGGGGCAGCACAGCCTGCCCATCTACCGTATCGCCGAAGCCCTGGGCTTCAAGGAGACGGCCAGTTTCCGCCACGCCTTCCAGCGCTGGAGCGGCGTCGCCCCCGGACGCTTCCGGCAACTGGCCGGCCAGCTCGGCCCGCTCTCGGAGCAGGCGCAAGATTGA
- a CDS encoding PhzF family phenazine biosynthesis protein gives MQLDIFQVDAFSSHVFGGNPAAVCPLDAWLPDELLQRIALENNLSETAFFVPRGEVFELRWFTPTVEVDLCGHATLAAAWVLFEQLGERRDVLRFATRSGELRVSREGGLLSMDFPAKQPEAVAIPPALLQALGLPAAEALYRTDDYLLVVDDERLVESLKPDFAALAAFDVRGIAVTAPSRAFDFVSRWFGPRVGVNEDPVTGSAHTSLAPYWAARLGKRQLRAQQGGARKGQLECQVLDNGRVIISGHGALYLKGSIFL, from the coding sequence ATGCAGCTCGATATCTTTCAAGTGGATGCCTTTAGCTCCCACGTCTTCGGTGGCAACCCGGCGGCGGTGTGCCCCCTGGACGCCTGGTTGCCGGACGAGCTCCTGCAGCGCATCGCCCTGGAGAACAACCTCTCGGAAACCGCCTTTTTCGTGCCCCGGGGCGAGGTCTTCGAACTGCGCTGGTTCACCCCCACGGTGGAAGTCGACCTGTGCGGGCACGCCACCCTGGCGGCGGCCTGGGTGTTGTTCGAGCAACTGGGCGAGCGCCGCGACGTGCTGCGCTTTGCCACCCGCAGTGGCGAGTTGCGGGTGAGCCGCGAGGGCGGCCTGCTGTCCATGGACTTTCCCGCCAAGCAGCCCGAGGCCGTGGCGATTCCTCCGGCCCTGCTGCAAGCCCTGGGCCTGCCGGCTGCCGAGGCCCTGTACCGCACCGACGACTACCTGCTGGTGGTGGACGATGAACGCCTGGTGGAGTCGCTCAAGCCGGATTTCGCCGCATTGGCGGCTTTCGATGTGCGCGGCATCGCCGTCACGGCGCCGTCCCGGGCCTTCGATTTCGTCTCGCGCTGGTTCGGCCCACGGGTCGGGGTCAATGAAGACCCGGTCACCGGCTCGGCCCATACCTCCCTGGCGCCTTACTGGGCCGCGCGGCTGGGCAAGCGCCAGTTGCGGGCGCAGCAGGGCGGGGCGCGCAAGGGGCAGTTGGAGTGTCAGGTGCTGGACAACGGCCGGGTGATCATCAGCGGCCACGGCGCCCTGTACCTCAAGGGCAGCATTTTTCTCTGA
- a CDS encoding DNA-3-methyladenine glycosylase family protein, translating into MPHCPATEFLAALDADWAALIAAVGPCLHQPRPEREPYQALVRAVAYQQLHARAGDAILGRLLALFPGQGFPDPQQLCALSVEALRGCGFSARKITTLQAIAEATLNGWVPDGERARAMDDEVLIERLTRLPGIGRWTVEMLLIYSLERADILPANDFGIRQGYQRLKGLEHMPAPRQISQLGQAWSPWRTTAAWYLWRVPPA; encoded by the coding sequence ATGCCCCACTGCCCCGCCACTGAATTTCTTGCCGCACTGGATGCCGACTGGGCGGCGCTGATCGCCGCTGTCGGCCCTTGCCTGCACCAGCCCCGCCCGGAGCGCGAGCCTTATCAGGCGCTGGTCCGCGCGGTGGCCTACCAGCAACTGCACGCCCGCGCCGGCGACGCGATACTCGGCCGGCTGCTGGCGCTGTTTCCCGGGCAGGGCTTTCCTGACCCGCAGCAACTCTGCGCGCTGAGCGTGGAGGCCCTGCGTGGCTGCGGCTTCTCCGCACGCAAGATCACCACCTTGCAGGCCATTGCCGAGGCGACCCTCAATGGCTGGGTGCCAGACGGCGAGCGGGCCCGCGCCATGGACGACGAAGTCCTCATCGAGCGCCTGACCCGATTGCCGGGCATTGGTCGCTGGACCGTGGAAATGTTGCTGATCTACAGCCTGGAACGGGCAGACATCCTGCCGGCGAACGACTTTGGCATTCGCCAGGGCTATCAACGCTTGAAGGGCCTGGAACACATGCCAGCGCCGCGCCAGATAAGCCAGCTCGGCCAGGCCTGGAGTCCCTGGCGCACCACGGCGGCCTGGTACCTGTGGCGCGTGCCGCCGGCCTGA
- a CDS encoding ATP-binding protein, whose amino-acid sequence MLRLFLGLYIFLALGYAGAMTAVQHIFLNYLAVDLIEAYNREAVRGPAYSLSEQLRPFDEAGRKRQLEQLKPHYGLALKLVQAGDLGLDERERALLSSNQLVVRDDFNEFISSIDGGSQLLSIKLPEDPPLTLLYNIAAYALLGVLLAIVLYFWVRPHWRDLERLRLAAERFGGNDLGTRLHLSRRSNIRDLAQHFNRMAARIEGLIANQRELTNAVSHELRTPIARLSFELDQLQQQPDPEENRELIADMYADLGELEEMVSELLTYASLEHGAATISREDIQAQNWLDSVVGSVALEAEAAGVQLLIRCCQVDYVRIEPRFMARAVINLLRNAIRYAERRVEVSLVRLEHGYEVRVNDDGPGVPVDGREKIFEAFSRLDASRDRRTGGFGLGLALVRRVCQWHGGQVEVLDSEWGGASFRMTWAHVD is encoded by the coding sequence ATGCTGCGTCTGTTTCTCGGGCTCTACATATTCCTGGCGTTGGGCTATGCCGGAGCCATGACCGCGGTGCAGCACATTTTCCTCAACTACCTGGCCGTGGACCTGATCGAGGCCTACAACCGGGAAGCGGTGCGCGGGCCGGCCTATAGCCTGAGCGAGCAGTTGCGGCCGTTCGACGAAGCCGGGCGCAAGCGCCAGCTGGAGCAGCTCAAGCCCCATTACGGGCTGGCGCTCAAGCTGGTGCAGGCCGGCGATCTGGGCCTTGATGAGCGCGAGCGGGCGCTGCTGAGCTCCAACCAGCTGGTGGTCCGCGATGATTTCAACGAATTCATCTCCAGCATCGACGGCGGCTCCCAACTGTTGAGCATCAAGCTGCCGGAAGACCCGCCGCTGACCCTGCTCTACAACATCGCCGCCTACGCCTTGCTCGGCGTACTGCTGGCCATCGTCCTGTACTTCTGGGTGCGTCCGCACTGGCGTGACCTGGAGCGCCTGCGCCTGGCCGCCGAGCGTTTCGGCGGCAATGACCTGGGCACCCGCCTGCACCTGTCGCGGCGTTCGAACATCCGCGACCTGGCCCAGCACTTCAACCGCATGGCGGCGCGCATCGAGGGCCTGATCGCCAATCAGCGCGAGTTGACCAATGCGGTGTCCCACGAGTTGCGCACACCCATTGCCCGCTTGTCCTTCGAACTGGATCAGTTGCAGCAACAGCCCGACCCTGAGGAAAACCGCGAACTGATCGCCGACATGTACGCCGACCTTGGCGAACTGGAGGAAATGGTTTCCGAGCTGCTGACCTACGCCAGCCTGGAACACGGCGCGGCCACCATCAGCCGTGAAGACATCCAGGCCCAGAACTGGCTCGACAGCGTGGTCGGCAGCGTGGCCCTGGAGGCCGAGGCGGCCGGGGTGCAGTTGCTGATCCGCTGCTGCCAGGTGGACTACGTGCGCATCGAGCCGCGCTTCATGGCCCGGGCGGTGATCAACTTGCTGCGCAATGCCATCCGCTACGCCGAGCGCCGGGTGGAGGTGTCCCTGGTGCGTCTGGAGCACGGCTACGAAGTGCGAGTCAACGATGACGGTCCCGGCGTGCCGGTGGATGGGCGGGAGAAGATCTTCGAAGCGTTTTCCCGCCTCGATGCCAGTCGTGACCGGCGCACCGGCGGCTTCGGCCTGGGCCTGGCGCTGGTGCGTCGAGTCTGCCAGTGGCATGGCGGCCAGGTCGAAGTGCTGGATTCGGAATGGGGCGGCGCTTCGTTCCGCATGACCTGGGCGCATGTGGATTGA
- a CDS encoding MipA/OmpV family protein, producing the protein MKTLKRTTSVTLLASTLGLLGASPALHAEDWTFSVRGGAASMPRYSGSDERSVTPILGAEIVSPYGFFLNTEQGLGWGNEWGGLSFSTWVGASDERRDKNHLGQGSKRLKGMGEIKSRAQFGAHLGYDLGPFELGATVTHAQKKNDNRDTGSAYSLLQLSIASTLYEGRLGSLDASLSSLFGNADYMQTWYGVSNTQAANSRFSAYRAKGGLVSSGGDLTWSLPLNEQTKLSTQLSMQYLSKEAGNSPIVDRRLQTVLGTQIEYSF; encoded by the coding sequence ATGAAAACCCTGAAACGCACCACTTCCGTCACCCTCCTGGCAAGCACCCTGGGTTTGCTCGGGGCATCCCCGGCCTTGCACGCCGAGGACTGGACATTCAGCGTGCGCGGTGGTGCCGCCAGCATGCCGCGCTACAGCGGCAGCGACGAACGCAGCGTGACGCCGATTCTCGGCGCCGAGATCGTCAGCCCCTACGGTTTTTTTCTCAACACCGAACAAGGTCTGGGCTGGGGCAACGAATGGGGCGGCCTGTCCTTCAGCACCTGGGTCGGCGCCAGTGACGAGCGACGCGACAAGAACCACCTGGGCCAGGGCTCCAAGCGCCTCAAGGGCATGGGCGAAATCAAGTCCCGGGCCCAGTTCGGCGCACACCTGGGCTACGACCTGGGGCCGTTCGAACTGGGGGCCACCGTGACCCACGCGCAGAAGAAGAATGACAATCGCGACACCGGCTCGGCCTACAGCCTGCTGCAACTGAGCATCGCCAGCACCCTGTACGAGGGCCGCCTGGGCAGCCTCGACGCCAGCCTCAGCAGCCTGTTCGGCAACGCCGACTACATGCAGACCTGGTATGGCGTGAGCAACACCCAAGCGGCCAATAGCCGCTTCAGCGCCTACCGCGCCAAAGGCGGCCTGGTGAGCAGCGGCGGCGACCTGACCTGGAGCCTGCCGCTCAATGAACAGACCAAGCTCTCGACCCAGCTGTCGATGCAGTACCTGAGCAAGGAAGCCGGCAACAGCCCGATCGTCGACCGGCGCCTGCAGACAGTGCTGGGCACCCAGATCGAATACAGCTTTTGA
- a CDS encoding helix-turn-helix transcriptional regulator: MNQPCPSLLAERQLVLQVLRSTLQMLASVVGQHVEIVLHDLDRPESSIVAIANGHVTGRRVGDPVLGGPRQDLGFAAVARALQDRSASTPLVLENYPTLAPDGRELRSSTVVFRDSSGQPFASLCSNSDLSGIAAAHACLGQMLGLGSAPAPRREEAPDMEQLLAQIIQGACPGAATRMGKRHKLDAVRQMQERGVFIVKGGIEKAAAALGVTRYTIYNYLEQIRAEGAEE, translated from the coding sequence ATGAATCAACCTTGCCCATCCCTGCTTGCCGAGCGTCAGCTGGTCCTGCAGGTGCTGCGCAGCACCCTGCAGATGCTGGCCAGCGTGGTCGGTCAGCATGTGGAAATCGTCCTGCATGACCTGGACCGCCCGGAGTCGTCGATCGTCGCCATCGCCAACGGCCATGTCACCGGGCGCCGGGTGGGCGACCCGGTGCTGGGCGGTCCGCGTCAGGACCTGGGGTTTGCCGCGGTCGCCCGTGCCCTGCAGGACCGCTCCGCCAGCACCCCGCTGGTGCTGGAGAACTACCCGACCCTGGCTCCCGACGGCCGCGAGCTGCGCAGTTCCACGGTGGTCTTTCGCGACAGCAGCGGGCAGCCCTTCGCCAGCCTGTGCAGCAACAGCGACCTGAGCGGCATCGCCGCCGCCCATGCCTGCCTGGGGCAGATGCTGGGCCTGGGCAGCGCGCCCGCTCCGCGCCGTGAGGAGGCCCCCGACATGGAACAGTTGCTGGCCCAGATCATCCAGGGCGCCTGCCCGGGAGCCGCGACGCGCATGGGCAAGCGGCACAAGCTCGACGCCGTGCGCCAGATGCAGGAGCGCGGAGTGTTCATCGTCAAGGGCGGGATCGAGAAGGCCGCGGCGGCCCTCGGGGTGACCCGCTACACCATCTACAACTACCTGGAACAGATCCGCGCCGAAGGCGCCGAGGAATGA
- a CDS encoding polyamine ABC transporter substrate-binding protein, with the protein MKSLHTALTRLALSCSLSVLALSAAVTAQAAPERTVNIFNWSEYIAPNTIKDFQDQSGIKVKYDIFESNEVLEAKLLTGNSGYDVVVPSSGFVSKQISAGAFQPLDRGQLPNWKNLDPAVMKLLEQSDPGNRYVIPYMWGTNLIGYNRDKVRELLGSDAPVNSWDLVFKEENLKKLSQCGVTFLDSPTEMLPLALHYLGLDPNSQNPEDYRKAEALLLKLRPYVRYFHSAKWMGDIANGNICVAVGYSGGFLQAANRANEAKNGVHIEMRIPKEGTLVWIDTVAVPAGAKHVDTAHAFLNYLMEPKVIASISNYVGYPNGVSDSKPFIQQSLLDNPDLFPSAATMTRLYPLAPLPAKAERTRTRTWVKVTSGR; encoded by the coding sequence ATGAAATCGCTGCACACCGCCCTCACCCGCCTGGCCCTGAGCTGCTCCCTGAGCGTCCTGGCCCTGAGCGCCGCCGTCACCGCCCAAGCCGCCCCCGAGCGCACGGTGAACATCTTCAACTGGTCGGAATACATCGCTCCCAACACCATCAAGGACTTCCAGGACCAGAGCGGGATCAAGGTCAAGTACGACATCTTCGAAAGCAACGAAGTGCTGGAAGCCAAGCTGCTGACCGGCAACAGCGGCTATGACGTGGTGGTGCCTTCCAGCGGTTTCGTCAGCAAGCAGATCAGCGCCGGGGCGTTCCAGCCCCTGGACCGCGGGCAACTGCCGAACTGGAAGAACCTCGACCCGGCGGTGATGAAACTGCTGGAGCAGAGCGATCCGGGCAACCGCTATGTGATCCCCTACATGTGGGGCACCAACCTGATCGGCTACAACCGCGACAAGGTCCGGGAACTGCTGGGCAGCGACGCGCCGGTCAACAGCTGGGACCTGGTATTCAAGGAAGAGAACCTGAAGAAGCTCAGCCAGTGCGGCGTGACCTTCCTCGATTCCCCCACCGAGATGCTGCCCCTGGCCCTGCACTACCTGGGCCTGGACCCCAACAGCCAGAACCCCGAGGACTACCGCAAGGCCGAGGCCCTGCTGCTCAAGCTGCGGCCTTACGTGCGCTACTTCCACAGCGCCAAGTGGATGGGCGACATCGCCAACGGCAACATCTGCGTGGCCGTGGGCTACTCCGGCGGCTTCCTGCAGGCGGCCAACCGCGCCAACGAGGCCAAGAATGGCGTGCACATCGAAATGCGCATTCCCAAGGAAGGCACCCTGGTGTGGATCGATACCGTGGCCGTCCCCGCCGGCGCCAAGCACGTGGACACCGCCCACGCCTTCCTCAACTACCTGATGGAGCCCAAAGTGATCGCTTCCATCAGCAACTACGTCGGCTACCCCAACGGCGTGAGCGATTCCAAGCCGTTCATCCAGCAGTCGCTGCTGGACAACCCGGATCTGTTCCCCAGCGCCGCGACCATGACCCGGCTGTATCCCCTGGCGCCGTTGCCGGCCAAGGCCGAACGCACCCGCACCCGGACCTGGGTCAAGGTCACCAGTGGCCGCTGA
- a CDS encoding HD domain-containing protein, with the protein MSSLERAITIAAQAHAGQVDKGGAPYILHPLRVMLGVEQPEERIVAVLHDVLEDSAVTLEQLRAEGFSAPVLAALSALTKVEGEDYPAFIRRAAANPLARRVKRADLADNSDQSRIPEPGAEDLRRLEKYRQALLYLNSLAAD; encoded by the coding sequence ATGAGCAGCCTGGAACGGGCGATCACCATCGCCGCCCAGGCCCACGCCGGGCAGGTCGACAAGGGTGGTGCGCCCTACATCCTGCACCCGCTGCGGGTGATGCTGGGCGTGGAGCAGCCCGAGGAGCGGATTGTCGCGGTGCTGCACGATGTGCTGGAAGACAGCGCGGTGACCCTGGAGCAACTGCGCGCCGAAGGTTTTTCCGCGCCTGTGCTGGCGGCGCTGTCGGCCTTGACCAAGGTCGAGGGCGAGGATTACCCGGCCTTCATCCGGCGCGCGGCGGCCAATCCCCTGGCGCGTCGGGTCAAGCGTGCGGACCTGGCGGATAACAGCGACCAGTCGCGGATTCCCGAACCGGGCGCCGAAGACCTGCGGCGCCTGGAAAAGTACCGCCAGGCCTTGCTCTACCTGAACTCACTGGCGGCGGACTGA
- a CDS encoding GNAT family N-acetyltransferase: protein MSSTALDILAQPPFPAQQGQYWIDALSDGSHVLIRPLRPQDRDREKAFIENLSPVTRHQRFLGEVKEVGDQLLDQLMDVGTPQRVAYVALVHDNGELREVGISRYAQVDDQPWRCEFAVTIADQWQGKGLGALLMQHLIDEARANGFQQLYSVDSATNYSMRRLAKQLGMRSSIDPDDATQVIHSLAL from the coding sequence ATGTCCAGCACTGCTCTCGATATCCTCGCCCAACCACCCTTCCCGGCCCAGCAAGGCCAATACTGGATCGACGCCCTGAGCGACGGCAGCCATGTGCTGATCCGCCCGCTGCGCCCCCAGGACCGGGATCGGGAAAAGGCCTTTATCGAAAACCTCTCCCCCGTCACCCGCCACCAGCGCTTTCTCGGCGAGGTCAAGGAAGTCGGCGATCAGTTGCTGGATCAGCTGATGGACGTCGGCACCCCGCAACGGGTGGCCTACGTGGCCCTGGTCCACGACAACGGCGAACTGCGGGAAGTCGGCATCAGCCGCTACGCCCAGGTCGACGACCAGCCCTGGCGCTGCGAATTTGCCGTGACCATCGCCGATCAATGGCAAGGCAAGGGCCTCGGCGCGCTGCTGATGCAGCACCTGATCGATGAAGCCCGCGCCAACGGCTTCCAGCAACTGTATTCGGTGGACTCGGCCACCAACTACAGCATGCGCCGCCTGGCCAAACAGCTGGGCATGCGCAGCAGCATCGACCCCGACGACGCGACCCAGGTGATCCACAGCCTGGCCCTGTAA
- a CDS encoding serine hydrolase domain-containing protein yields MSPKLLHLPLLGMLLGSLGCNGQPPAPPTIGRGDYASIIGYLKQHIPREMAEHRVPGLSIALVDGQELIWARGFGFADRDRGLQVTENTAFRAGALSQLLTATAVMQLVEQGRLQLDAPLQDSLREFYVRSRFHQDQNAADQAVTLRRLLSHQAGLPTEYLRDRYTTQALGELPGKVSGIWLNNCPGTQTAYSNLGYALLGAAIERSSGLDFERQLQKSLLRPLGMSQSSFLGTSLAQPYRARGYADGLGSADEPLRDLSATGLWSSPRDLSRFVRMLFAQGHYKDRQVLSPASIKEMVRAQNNGNPLDFDCQVGLGWYLSPCGEEWVRPGIRTWQHSAVGSDFQARISVLPEQQLAVIVMSNSGSGEAVARPLVTKVLRMLLQAHGAPGSQKRDSAQPQERVTARRRVPEAADRQHLAGFYATTWGVLRIRDQGQRLFGELAGKRFELLRDEQGWLRAQKKFLGVWLQDLGDLGQVQLDLLNVQGRRVFTARRHGQLLAMGERVDPVPLPDNWLSTVGTYQALNEDAANTAISDISIALEDGFLMIRSLQQGRVTTDYILAPMDNAHAVIAGQGPGLGDTVRRQINGISVLGYSFKRSYTHQYLRF; encoded by the coding sequence ATGTCTCCCAAACTTCTTCACCTGCCATTGCTCGGCATGCTCCTGGGCAGCCTGGGCTGCAATGGCCAACCCCCTGCGCCGCCGACTATCGGTCGCGGCGACTACGCCAGCATCATCGGTTACCTCAAGCAGCACATCCCCCGGGAAATGGCCGAGCATCGGGTGCCGGGGCTGTCCATCGCCCTGGTGGACGGCCAGGAGCTGATCTGGGCCCGGGGTTTCGGTTTTGCCGACCGGGACCGCGGCCTGCAAGTGACCGAGAACACCGCGTTTCGGGCCGGGGCCCTGTCGCAGTTGCTGACCGCCACCGCTGTCATGCAACTGGTGGAACAGGGACGCCTGCAGCTGGACGCGCCGCTGCAGGACAGCCTGCGCGAGTTCTACGTCCGCTCGCGCTTTCACCAGGACCAGAACGCCGCCGACCAGGCGGTGACCCTGCGCCGCCTGCTCAGCCACCAGGCCGGCCTGCCCACCGAATACCTGCGCGACCGCTACACCACCCAGGCGTTAGGCGAGCTGCCGGGCAAGGTCAGCGGGATCTGGCTGAACAACTGCCCAGGCACCCAGACCGCCTACTCCAACCTGGGCTATGCCCTGCTGGGCGCGGCGATCGAGCGCAGCAGCGGTCTGGACTTCGAGCGCCAATTGCAGAAAAGCCTGCTGCGCCCGTTGGGCATGAGCCAGTCGAGCTTCCTCGGCACCAGCCTGGCTCAGCCCTACCGCGCCCGGGGCTATGCCGACGGGCTCGGCAGCGCCGACGAACCGCTGCGCGACCTGTCCGCCACCGGCCTGTGGAGCAGCCCGCGGGACCTGAGCCGCTTTGTGCGGATGCTGTTCGCCCAGGGCCACTACAAGGACCGCCAGGTGCTGTCCCCGGCCTCGATCAAGGAAATGGTGCGGGCGCAGAACAACGGCAACCCGCTGGATTTCGATTGCCAGGTGGGCCTGGGCTGGTACCTCTCGCCCTGCGGCGAGGAATGGGTTCGTCCGGGGATCCGGACCTGGCAGCACAGCGCGGTGGGCAGCGACTTCCAGGCCCGGATCAGTGTGCTGCCGGAGCAGCAGCTGGCAGTGATCGTGATGAGCAATTCAGGCTCCGGCGAGGCCGTGGCCAGGCCGCTGGTGACCAAGGTGCTGCGCATGCTGCTGCAGGCCCACGGTGCCCCCGGGAGCCAGAAGCGCGACAGCGCCCAGCCCCAGGAGCGGGTCACCGCACGACGGCGGGTACCGGAAGCCGCCGACCGCCAGCACCTGGCGGGTTTCTACGCCACCACCTGGGGCGTATTGCGCATTCGCGACCAGGGCCAGCGCCTGTTCGGCGAGCTGGCCGGCAAGCGTTTCGAACTGCTGCGTGACGAACAAGGCTGGCTGCGGGCCCAGAAGAAATTCCTCGGCGTGTGGCTGCAGGACCTGGGTGACCTCGGCCAGGTGCAGCTGGACCTGTTGAACGTCCAGGGGCGCCGGGTGTTCACCGCAAGGCGTCACGGCCAGCTGCTGGCCATGGGCGAACGCGTCGATCCGGTTCCCCTGCCCGACAACTGGCTGTCCACGGTAGGCACCTACCAGGCCCTCAACGAGGACGCGGCCAACACCGCCATCAGCGATATCAGCATCGCCCTGGAGGACGGTTTCCTGATGATCCGCAGCCTGCAACAGGGCCGCGTGACCACCGACTACATCCTCGCCCCGATGGACAACGCCCACGCCGTCATTGCCGGCCAGGGCCCGGGCCTGGGCGATACGGTGCGCCGCCAGATCAATGGCATCAGCGTCCTGGGCTACTCATTCAAACGCTCCTACACCCACCAATACCTGAGGTTCTAA
- a CDS encoding amidase yields MPLPTCRQAPLHQLSIEALLQGFARLQFTPVDLLQAVLAQIERHEPQLNALCERQDQAALLAAQASTARWAAGQPLGRLDGIALLVKDNHDIRGWRTRNGSRALAERPALSHDSALVARLREAGAIFIAKTTLPELGSTPLTDSPLTGVTRNPWNLALHAGGSSGGSTAGVAAGYAPAATGNDAAGSIRTPSSFCGVIGFKPSHGLVSACPSIDPGGMVAEGPIARHVRDIALLMELMSQPEPGEPFAWPHGPQDFLEHIEDGVNGLRIAFSADLGYAAHVDPQIAAACLNAAQLLQAAGASLTLASPDIGNPAPNYLRAWPVEVACTVTQEIPVEHRHRIGDFLQQSQVRARQLNALDYACAVQERHQVAQQLHGFLGEYDLLLTPTAVVEPFAVDRQMPPDWPEQISAMWQPTTFPFNFSRQPALSMPCGLSAAGLPIGLQIVARFGGDALVLRAARTLEKLLPAGLFSQPAGLLDAPGHALH; encoded by the coding sequence ATGCCGTTGCCCACTTGCCGCCAAGCCCCCCTGCATCAGCTGTCGATCGAGGCGCTGCTGCAAGGCTTTGCCCGTTTGCAGTTCACCCCGGTGGACCTGCTGCAGGCCGTCCTGGCACAGATCGAGCGCCACGAGCCGCAGCTCAACGCCCTGTGTGAACGCCAGGATCAGGCCGCGCTGCTGGCGGCCCAGGCCTCCACCGCGCGCTGGGCCGCCGGGCAGCCGTTGGGCCGGCTCGACGGCATTGCACTGCTGGTCAAGGACAACCACGACATTCGCGGCTGGCGCACCCGCAACGGCTCCAGGGCCCTGGCCGAGCGTCCGGCGCTGTCCCACGATTCCGCCCTGGTGGCGCGCCTGCGCGAGGCCGGGGCGATCTTCATCGCCAAGACCACCCTGCCCGAGCTGGGCAGCACGCCGCTGACCGACAGCCCGCTGACCGGGGTCACCCGCAATCCGTGGAACCTGGCCCTGCATGCCGGTGGCAGCAGTGGCGGCAGTACCGCGGGGGTCGCCGCCGGTTATGCCCCGGCGGCCACCGGCAACGATGCCGCCGGATCGATCCGTACCCCGTCGAGCTTCTGCGGGGTCATCGGCTTCAAGCCCAGCCACGGGCTGGTGTCCGCCTGCCCGAGCATCGACCCCGGCGGCATGGTGGCCGAAGGACCGATTGCCCGCCACGTGCGCGACATTGCCTTGCTGATGGAACTCATGAGCCAGCCTGAGCCCGGCGAACCCTTTGCCTGGCCCCATGGACCGCAGGATTTTCTCGAACACATAGAGGACGGCGTCAACGGCCTGCGTATCGCCTTCAGCGCCGACCTGGGCTACGCCGCCCATGTCGACCCGCAGATCGCCGCGGCCTGCCTGAACGCCGCCCAGCTGCTGCAGGCAGCCGGCGCCAGCCTGACCCTGGCCTCGCCGGACATCGGCAACCCGGCGCCGAACTACCTGCGGGCCTGGCCGGTGGAAGTGGCGTGCACCGTGACCCAGGAAATACCCGTTGAACATCGCCATCGGATCGGCGACTTCCTGCAGCAGTCACAGGTCCGGGCACGCCAGCTCAACGCCCTGGATTACGCCTGCGCGGTGCAGGAACGGCACCAGGTGGCTCAGCAGCTGCATGGGTTTCTTGGTGAATATGACCTGCTGCTGACCCCCACCGCGGTGGTCGAACCGTTCGCCGTGGACCGGCAGATGCCGCCGGACTGGCCGGAGCAGATCAGCGCGATGTGGCAGCCGACTACCTTTCCCTTCAATTTCAGCCGCCAGCCGGCACTGAGCATGCCCTGCGGCCTGAGCGCCGCCGGCCTGCCCATAGGCCTGCAGATCGTCGCCCGCTTCGGCGGTGACGCTCTGGTCCTGCGGGCCGCCCGAACCCTGGAAAAACTGCTGCCTGCGGGGCTGTTCAGCCAGCCCGCCGGCCTGCTCGACGCCCCCGGGCACGCATTGCACTGA